The DNA region CGCGCGGCATGCGGTGGGCCGAGACGACGTCGACCTCGTAGGGGATCTCGAACTCGTCGAGGGCCTTGGCGGCGGCCTCCATCACGGGCCAGTCGGAGTCCGAGCCCATGACGATGCCGATTACGGGGGCGGCTGCGGTCATTCGGTGATCGTTCCTCGCAGGTAGTCGGCCGCGTGCCGGGCGCGCTCCCGCACGTCCGCCAGGTCGTCGCCGTAGGTGTTGACGTGGCCGACCTTGCGTCCGGGCTTCACGTCCTTGCCGTACATGTGGATCTTGAGCTGCGGGTCGCGGGCCATGCAGTGCAGGTAGCCCTGGTACATGTCCGGGTAGTCGCCGCCCAGGACGTTGCACATGACCGTCCAGGGGGCGCGCGGGCGCGGGTCGCCGAGCGGGAGGTCAAGGACCGCCCGTACGTGGTTGGCGAACTGCGAGGTGATCGCGCCGTCCTGGGTCCAGTGCCCGGAGTTGTGGGGGCGCATGGCCAGTTCGTTGACCAGGATCCGGCCGTCGCGGGTCTCGAAGAGCTCGACGGCGAGGTGGCCGACCACGCCCAGCTCGGCGGCGATCCGCAGGGCGAGCCGCTGTGCCTCGCCGGCCAGCTGCTCGTCCAGTCCGGGCGCCGGGGCGACGACCGTGTCGCAGACGCCGTCGACCTGGACCGACTCGACGACCGGGTAGGCGACGGCCTGGCCGTGCGGGGAGCGGACGACGTTCGCCGCCAGCTCCCGCGCGAAGTCGACCTTCTCCTCGGCGAGCACCGGCACACCGGCCCGGAAGGGCTCGGCCGCGTCCGCCTCGGAGCGGACCACCCAGACGCCCTTGCCGTCGTATCCGCCGCGGACCGTCTTCAGGACGACGGGGAAGCCCCCGGCCTCCTCGGCGAAGGCGGCGGCGTCGGCCGGGTCGGTGACCACACGGTGGCGGGGGCAGGGGGCGCCGATCTCGGTGAGCCTGGCGCGCATCACCCCCTTGTCCTGGGCGTGCACCAGGGCGTCGGGGCCGGGGCGGACGGCGACACCGTCCGCCTCCAGGGCCCGCAGGTGCTCGGTGGGCACGTGCTCGTGGTCGAAGGTGATCACATCGCAGCCGCGCGCGAAGTCACGCAGCGTGTCCAGGTCGCGGTAGTCGCCGACGACGACTTCGCTCACCACCTGGGCAGCCGAGTCCTGCGGGGTGTCACTGAGGAGCTTGAACCTGAGGCCGAGGGGGATACCCGCCTCGTGGGTCATACGGGCGAGCTGACCCCCGCCGACCATGCCGACTACCGGAAACGTCACCGTTCCAGGGTATCGGGCCCGCGGCGGCTCTCCCGACGGCCTCTCCCGCCGCCCGCGCACACCGCAGCTCACGGGCATCACACGTGCGGGCTGGTTAGCATGGGCGGGTTGACGACACCGAGCGGACGGGGCGAGCGATCACCATGAGCGAACGGGGCGCGTTGCGGGCCCGGCTTGATCTGCTGGCCCGGGAGGTCGCCAAGTTCGGCGCGGTCGGCGCACTGGGGCTGGTCGTGAACATCGCCGTCTCCAACCTGATCTGGCGCACCACGGACATCCCGGTGGTGCGGGCCGGGCTGATGGGGACGGTCGTCGCCATCCTCTTCAACTACGTCGGCTTCCGCTACTGGACCTACCGGGACCGCGACAAGAGCGGCCGGACCCGAGAGCTGACGCTGTTCCTGCTGTTCAGCGCCGCGGGCGCGGTGATCGAGACGGGCGTGCTGTACCTCGCGACGTACGGTTTCGGATGGAACAGCCCGGTCCAGAGCAACGTGTTCAAGGTCCTCGGCATCGGGGTCGCGACCCTGTTCCGCTTCTGGTCGTACCGCACCTGGGTGTTCAGGGCGCTGCCCGTCGAGGAGGCCGTGCTCAGCGCGGACCGGTTTCTGGAACCACGGCGACCCGCCGACGAGGTGACCGCCCCGGGACCCGTCGCCCACTGAGCCCCGCCGCGCCCCCGGGTGCACGGGCGCTCCCGGCCCCCGTGGGCCCGGGCCGCGGCTGCTCCTCAGCGCACCGGGCGGTCCGGTTCCCTGCGCTCCGGCGGTATCCGGCTGAGGAAGAGGGCGAAGACCGGGGGCTGCTGCTGGAGCAGTTCGAGCCGGCCCCCGTCCGCCTCGGCGAGGTCCCGGGCGACGGCGAGCCCGATCCCGGTGGAGTTGCGGCCGCTGATGGTGCGCTCGAAGATCCGGGCACCGAGGTCGGCGGGCACACCGGGCCCCTCGTCCGCGACCTCGACGACCACCTGGTTGCCGGTGACCCGGGTGCGCAGGGCGACCGTGCCGCCGCCGTGCATGAGCGAGTTCTCGATCAGTGCCGCGAGCACCTGGGCGACCGCGCCGGGCGTACCGACGGCCTGGAGCCCCCGCTTGCCGGAGCAGACGACCGCGCGGCCCGCGCTGCGGTAGGCGGGGCGCCACTCCTCCAACTGCTGCTTGACGACCTCGTCGAGGTCGAAGACGACGGCGGAACCCGTGCGGGCGTCCCGGGCGTTGGTCAGCAGACGCTCCACCACGTCGGTGAGCCGCTCGACCTGGGTGAGGGCGATGCTCGCCTCCTCCTTCACCGTCTCCGGGTCGTCGGTGACGGAGATCTCCTCGATCCGCATGGAGAGCGCGGTCAGCGGCGTGCGCAGCTGGTGTGAGGCGTCGGCGGCCAGACGGCGTTCGGCCGTCAGCATCCGGGCGATCCGCTCTGCGGAGGAGTCCAGCACATCGGCGACCCGGTCGAGCTCGGTCACCCCGTAGCGCTTGTGCCGGGG from Streptomyces sp. NBC_01754 includes:
- a CDS encoding 5-(carboxyamino)imidazole ribonucleotide synthase, whose amino-acid sequence is MTFPVVGMVGGGQLARMTHEAGIPLGLRFKLLSDTPQDSAAQVVSEVVVGDYRDLDTLRDFARGCDVITFDHEHVPTEHLRALEADGVAVRPGPDALVHAQDKGVMRARLTEIGAPCPRHRVVTDPADAAAFAEEAGGFPVVLKTVRGGYDGKGVWVVRSEADAAEPFRAGVPVLAEEKVDFARELAANVVRSPHGQAVAYPVVESVQVDGVCDTVVAPAPGLDEQLAGEAQRLALRIAAELGVVGHLAVELFETRDGRILVNELAMRPHNSGHWTQDGAITSQFANHVRAVLDLPLGDPRPRAPWTVMCNVLGGDYPDMYQGYLHCMARDPQLKIHMYGKDVKPGRKVGHVNTYGDDLADVRERARHAADYLRGTITE
- a CDS encoding GtrA family protein, with product MSERGALRARLDLLAREVAKFGAVGALGLVVNIAVSNLIWRTTDIPVVRAGLMGTVVAILFNYVGFRYWTYRDRDKSGRTRELTLFLLFSAAGAVIETGVLYLATYGFGWNSPVQSNVFKVLGIGVATLFRFWSYRTWVFRALPVEEAVLSADRFLEPRRPADEVTAPGPVAH
- a CDS encoding ATP-binding protein, producing the protein MRRRLINSTLAVVLVVIAVFGLSLVVVESRTISSSAQESVDSEALRLISVVENRMLGEERITPGVLAEQVDDSRYARVEIPGRSPIEVGKRPTDSVIRSTEVGEQGERVTVEESGSAVTREVVRTLLIIGAVALLAIVSAVLLAVRQANRLTSPLTDLAETAERLGSGDPRPRHKRYGVTELDRVADVLDSSAERIARMLTAERRLAADASHQLRTPLTALSMRIEEISVTDDPETVKEEASIALTQVERLTDVVERLLTNARDARTGSAVVFDLDEVVKQQLEEWRPAYRSAGRAVVCSGKRGLQAVGTPGAVAQVLAALIENSLMHGGGTVALRTRVTGNQVVVEVADEGPGVPADLGARIFERTISGRNSTGIGLAVARDLAEADGGRLELLQQQPPVFALFLSRIPPERREPDRPVR